The Deltaproteobacteria bacterium region GCTCCGGGACCTTATCGACGTCGCGCAGCGGGCACGCACACCGGCCGAACTCGTGAGCGAGGAAGGTGCGGCGCTCACGGCACCGAGTGTGGCCCTCATCGCTGACGCGCTCTCGCTCCCGGCCACGAGTATTGAGCTCCTCTCGTACTTGAAAGCGATCGATGTGGTGCAGTTGCCGAGCGCCGTCGACCTCGATGCCTGGATTACGCAGCGACTCGTGGCGTTCGGCGAGAAGGCACCCGCGATCACGGATCGCCTCGTCCGCCTCATCGCAGAGAGTAAGCACAGCGGCGCGTCCGCGAGATCCTCATACACGCGACAGACGCTCATCGACCGCCTCCTCAAAGACGGCCTTGCCGCCGACGATCTCATTTCCGCCGGTGTCGTTCGCGCCGCGCCGGTGACGTCGGCGGCAGCGTGGGTGAGTCATCGCGCGGAGATCGTTAAGCAGTTCCGGCGCTTTCGACTCTACGGCCTCAATATCGCGAAGCCTGTCTACGCGGACCTTCTGACGCTCTTCGTGGCACCCCTCCTGGCGCGCGCTGGTCGAGGCGAAGATGCGGGCAAATATCAGCGTCGTGACCTAGATGACCGACCCACGCTTGCGGATCGCGTTTTGCGTGAGGGGCGCGACGACGACTTTCACTGGGAGAGAGGCAGACCCGGCGTCGTGGAGCTTGCGGCAGCTCTCAACGAACACGGCCGGATCGGGTTTGTTGCCGGACCAGGTACCGGGAAGACGACAACACTCAAGTGGCTCGCGCTCGTGAGTGCGCTCGACGACGATGAGGGTCGGCAATGCCGCATCGACATTGGCTTACCACCAGAGCCCCTTATCCCGCTTTACGTGTCATTCAGGCAGTTTGCCCGGCGCGTGCGCGCGAGGGAACTCGGGGGTGTTCAGGGCCGCGTCGGTCTCGTCTCTGATTTCATCGCGGCGCAGCTAGAATCGGGGCTCGCGGGCGCACCATCGTCCCGCGAAAAGGCGCTCCAGATCGCGCAGTCGCTCCTCGAATCAGACCGAACACTCCTCCTGTTCGACGGGCTAGATGAGGTCTCGGACGACACAATGCGCGACACCCTATTCACGGCGGTTACAGATCTTATCGAGACCTACAAGGCGCCGCGTGTGATTATTGCGTCCCGACCGGCAGGGATCCGCCGCTTCCGACCACACGCCAATCTCGCGCTCTTCGAGCCTCTGCCACTCGGTCGCGAGCGGCGTGCCCTCTTTGCGCGCCAGTGGTACAGAGCGGTTCGTGTTGAGGGAGACACGTTCCTCACTGAGACCGAGATTGCGTCGAAGAGCGCCGATCTCGCCCGCGACGCCGAGGCGCTTGTTGACCTGACGTCGAACCCCCTGCTGCTCTCGATCCTCGCACTCATTCACTTCAACCGCGGCGGTCTTCCCGTTGATCGCGCGACGCTCTACGACCACGCCACCGTCGCGATGCTCGGGCACTGGGAACGTGACGTAGCAGGACGAGATCTTGGCGACGATGCGATCCCGCGCGATTGGGCACAGGTGCTTCAACTCAACGCCGACCAGATCCGTCTTGTCGTCGAGCGACTTGCATGGCGTCTCCACGAGAAGGGAGTCGCCGAAGTCTCGACCGAGGCGGTGGAAGAAACGCTGGCCCACGCGTTCAAGGAGTTGGCGCGGCGGGCATCGCACCCACCGAGCGATCGGGCGGCCGTGATGGTGCGACTCCTTGTTGACCGATCCGGCCTCCTTCTGGAACGGGATCCCGGTGTCCTTAGCTTCGCACACTTAAGCTTTCGCGACTACCTGGCAGCGTGCGACCGCGTGCGCTCCGATGAGGCAGGCCTCCGTCAGCTCGTAGCGTTTTCGTCCGATGATGCGCACGACGAGCTTCTTCGCTTCGCCCTTGGAATCATCTATCTCGAAAAGGCGGACGGTGTGGAACGAGCGCGGACGCTTCTTTCACACCTCGGCGAGGTCGCTCCAACCCTAGCGGTTTCGTGTCTCCTCGATGCACCCGACATCGCGATGGACGGCGCAACCATCAATCGGCTCGCGCACGGCGTGTGGATCGAGGCGGATCGCGGGCACCACCGCCCGGGCGTCGCCGCGCGGCTTCTTCGTGTGCTCTTCCTCCGCAGCGCTGATCCCGATCGCCTTCTCGTCGCGCTCCTCGCGCGCGGAGAGCACGACCGCCATCGGATGGGATCAGATCTTGCGTTTCGCCTGCTTCTTGAACGGCCCGACGGCCCACTAGCGCCGGAACTTGCCTGGTTGCTCCGCCGTGTGGCGGTGCTCCCCCAGGCGACTCATCGACACCGGGAACCATTTGCGCCTTTCTCCGTTCAAGGTGTCGCGCGGCTGTTGTTGGCAGAGGCGGGTAGCGGCAGTCCAGCCGACAACGTCGAAGCACTCGCAACGCTTCTCGGGCGGCATCATTGGGCGGGTGACGCTTCCGATGACGAGCGAACGGCAGACAAGCGGGCGAAGCATGTCCTGCTCAACGCATTGCGGTCGGGCGACGGAGCAAGCGTTGGTGCGCGACTCGAATCGCTCCTGACAACTAAAGGGTCCGGGTTTGACCGGACCGCCGTTGCGCGGCTCATGATGGAGGCGAGAGCGCCGGCCACGCCTCTCGTCATAGATGTCCTCGTCAATGCGCTCGACGAGGCGCCGGAGCGGGATGCCGTCAGCGAAGGTCTTTCGACCTGGATGGCTGATCCCGGATCGGATTCCGTCGTTCGCTACGGACTAGAGAAGGGGTTTCACAATGGCAATCAGGCGGTGCGACGCGCGTGCGCACGTCTTCTCGGTCGGGTAGATCTCCCGCTCCCGCCGGAGGCAAGCCGATCCGGGAATGATGAGGAGGAGAAGCAACGCGTTGGGGAGATTCTCAGGTTGTTGGACGACGCTGGCACGCAGGGGGAGGCCCTCACATTGCTCGAAGATGAGCTGTGGGACGAGAATTTGCCCGTCGCGTGGCAGGCGGCACTCGCGCTCGCCACCGCCGGCCGATTCGAAACACCGGGCCTTGCACACGCGTTAGTGCGGGTGGGGTTTGCCTGGGACCTCCGACAAAGGATCGCGGTTCAGTACGTCCGTCAGATGCTGCGTGATCCTCGCTCGGCACGCGCGACGCGCGCGGCGATTCTAGAGAGTCTTGAAAGCTCACACAGCGGAACCGCCGCGACGTCTGCGTTCCTCCTCCTCGAAACGGAAGGCGTGGACTTGGGAACGAATCTGCCGCACATCCTCCAAGCGGCGCTCCGCGAAACAGCGCGTCTCGATGACACCATCCCGCACCTTCAGCGCCTCTTGAGGAGCGACAATGCAGAAGAAACTGCAGCCGTTCTCACCAGCTATCTCAGTTCCACAACGAATCTCGATAGTGCGGTCGCGGGACGCCTCGCGATCCTCTTGGCCGACGAGGGAGCGAGCGGCTCGTGGACTCTCGCACGTGAGTTAGTGCTTCATGGTGCGGGCACTGAGTCTACACGCCCTCAGGCGAACGTGCACCTTCGTACGATGCTTGACGACCACTCGGTTTCATCGGAAGTCAGGCGTGCGCTCTCGGAGGGGCTAAAATCGAGCGACAGTCGGGTCGCGTGGAACGCGGCACGTCTTCTTTGTGAACGCGAAAGTTTTTTCGAGGAGCATCTCCCTGATGTTCTTGTTCGCGCGGGTCTTGGTCACCACGAACGCACGGAGCGAACGGCCGCTCACCAATGGCTCTGCAAGATGTTGGCACGTCCGCGACTCGCCAAGCGTACGCGGAAGGCCCTTCAGGACGGCATCGAAGACGCGCTGAACCGGGGCCGGCAGTACGGGAAGAACTACGAACTCGCGTGGGAGGCGGCAAGCTGCCTCGTGTCTGCGACCGTGATGGAAGCGGACAATCTCCCCGAGGCGGTGATTGTTGGCGGTTTCGCCGAACTGACCCGGCACGAGCATGTGATGGCCCTGCTTCGGAAGCTGTGTGCGGCGAAGCCGGAGCTCGCCGCGGACATCGAGGAAACCCTTCGGGAGTCGCTCCGGGCGGAGGACACGACCGTGCGATGGGGAGCCGCCACCGCCATCCTTGAGATCTTTCCTGAAACAGTGTCGGAGAGTGCGCGGCTCGTCATCGAACGTCGGGAACATCGTCACGACGAGAGTGACGACGATGAAGATGCGTCCAAGAAGTCCGAAGCGTTCCTTGCTTCATTGACGCGCGTTCTCCTGCAGCAGTCCCGAGAGAACGCGGCCGCGCACCGGCACCTCGAACGACTGCTAGCGTCGACGGACGACGGCCCGGCGATTCGCCTCGGACTCATCACGCTCCTCGAACAGAAGGATCGCGATGATGCCGACTGTGATGCCGTTGCTCTCGGTGCTGCTGAGTGTCTAGTGAAGATCGACAGGTACGAGACGAAACACATTGCGACCGCCGTCGTGAAGGGCCCCCTGGGGCGGGATCCACTTCACGTAGACGCTGCGCGTCTCCTCGACACGCTGCGTGCCAATCCATCCACGGCGGGACTCGTCGCGGACGCGCTCGGCACCGCTCTGTGGTCCGATGATGGACGCGTGGCTGGTGCCGCGGCGGAGTATCTCGTGCGTCGCGGTGAGTCGGATTTCCCAGGTGTTGCGCGCGGCCTTGTACGGGCACGCGCCGATCATCACCGACGCAGGTGGGACCCCGAGGCGCACGTTCAGGCGTTCCTGCGCGACAGCCGTATGCGCCAGAGTGTTCTCGATGCTTTAGGCGCCGCAGTCTTTGATGACGACGAGGAGACGAGCTACGATACCGCGCGTCTGCTACTCGGCGCCGGCGGTCGTCTCTCCGATCGAATCCTAGACGTGCTCGATCGGAAAGCCCGTGTGGACGCGCCGCTCGGGCCACTTGCGCTACTGGCGACGACCGGCCAGGTGGACAATGCGCGGCGCCTCGCGGAAGGTCGCGGCATGCGAGATCTTGTCGCGGTCTTAGGGCGAGAGTCCGTGTGACATGACGAAGCCCAAACAACCGCGCGTGCCCCGGCATGCGCCGAAGATGCTCTGCTTCGCCGCGGTCAGATCCGATGTGCGTCAGGTGCTGCCGCGCCTCCGGCCCCACCCATCGCTTGCCCGGACTCCGGGTCGTCTGTCCCGATGAGTTCGTCCCATCGGAGTCGGTAGCGGCGTTCGCGCTCAAGAAATGCCCGTTCGCCGCCTTCCAGGAGCTCGCATACCGCTTTCCTGATCTCTCGGTTTTCGAGCGACCCACTCCGGTACGTGATGCTTGGGAGCCCTCCGCTCGGTCCGCGGATGGACTCCGCCACGATCACTTGGTCAGCGTCGGTGTTCACAACCAAGTTCGCGTTGTGCGTCACGACGATGACTTGCCGACGTTTTCGAGCAGCGCGGAAATAGAAGACCAGCTCGTCGAATACCGACTTCGGGTCGAGGTTTTCCTCCGGCTGGTCTATGATCAGTGGGCGTCGGTCCTGGTCGTCGATCGCCAAGTAGAGGAGCAGAAGGACGATACCCCTGGTTCCTGGAGACAGTCGCTCGATGGGCACGCCGTCGTAACGGATGCCGTACTCCAGAGTGACGTGATCCGTCGAGTAGAGCCATGCCCCCAACGACTGGACCCACGCGTGACGATCCTCTGCCTTGACAGTGCTCGGCCGCCCCTCCAGAAGGTCGCTGTGGTACGTCTTCCGGAATACGTCCATCGCCGTTGCGACCGTCTCCGCAGAGCCGTCGCGCCACGCCGCGAGGAGTTCCCGCTCGGCTATCTCGCGCAAGTTTCCGCGGCCCCGAAATCGCCCTGCTGTGCGCAGATCGAGAAGTCGCTCCCCAGCCTCGACCCACGAGCCCATATCGACGAGGCGATGCACGAAGAAATCGAGCTTAGCGAGTGCGCCCTCGGCCCGAGCTAGCTTTTTGCGCAGAGGTCCATAGAGTTCCTCCAGCACCTCCTGCTCTTCAAGCAGGCCGCCAAAGACGGCAAGATAGCTGTCACGTCGCTGAGCCAGGCATTCTCTGCGGCGTCCTTCGGCCCCTTCGGCGTGCTTGATCTCGCGATCGATGCTGCCAAGTCGCGCTTCCTGTTGTGCGATCGTTCGCTTCACCTCATCAAACTTCCGCTGCTTAGTCACATCGACGCCCACGTCCTTCCGGGTCTCGTCGCGTCTCCTGCGAAGCAGCGCAAGCGGCCACTTCAAAAGCGGCGTTGTGACTTCGTCCACGAGTACTGATGGGTCTCCATCGAGCAACGTCTTAGTGGCGCCGTCGGTGTCCTTGATTGCGTTGCGGATGACTCCATCCGCGTCACCCGCGAACTGCATCCGAAACGCCTTCCACTCCTCTTCGGACAGCGCCGCCGCTGCGAACGTTCGCTGCATTTCCGCAAACCGCCTTGGTTCGATCTGGTTGAGGATGTGCTCGCGTTCCTGCTGGAGCTCGCCCCGTCTCTGGCGCTGCAACTGGAGACGTTGCAGCTCCCCTTCCGCCTCCGAG contains the following coding sequences:
- a CDS encoding NACHT domain-containing protein codes for the protein MKRTAELRRHTRGRSGGRAGGSGYDYQDLYVALHLAELLMGARDPLVEVLWEKKALDPGDPTGRAEAVHVDDLILARQSGSWTYVQLKETAPRGGWSVRKFVQSGIADQFWRQWTTRPLEQRNRVTVLLATNGDVASLRDLIDVAQRARTPAELVSEEGAALTAPSVALIADALSLPATSIELLSYLKAIDVVQLPSAVDLDAWITQRLVAFGEKAPAITDRLVRLIAESKHSGASARSSYTRQTLIDRLLKDGLAADDLISAGVVRAAPVTSAAAWVSHRAEIVKQFRRFRLYGLNIAKPVYADLLTLFVAPLLARAGRGEDAGKYQRRDLDDRPTLADRVLREGRDDDFHWERGRPGVVELAAALNEHGRIGFVAGPGTGKTTTLKWLALVSALDDDEGRQCRIDIGLPPEPLIPLYVSFRQFARRVRARELGGVQGRVGLVSDFIAAQLESGLAGAPSSREKALQIAQSLLESDRTLLLFDGLDEVSDDTMRDTLFTAVTDLIETYKAPRVIIASRPAGIRRFRPHANLALFEPLPLGRERRALFARQWYRAVRVEGDTFLTETEIASKSADLARDAEALVDLTSNPLLLSILALIHFNRGGLPVDRATLYDHATVAMLGHWERDVAGRDLGDDAIPRDWAQVLQLNADQIRLVVERLAWRLHEKGVAEVSTEAVEETLAHAFKELARRASHPPSDRAAVMVRLLVDRSGLLLERDPGVLSFAHLSFRDYLAACDRVRSDEAGLRQLVAFSSDDAHDELLRFALGIIYLEKADGVERARTLLSHLGEVAPTLAVSCLLDAPDIAMDGATINRLAHGVWIEADRGHHRPGVAARLLRVLFLRSADPDRLLVALLARGEHDRHRMGSDLAFRLLLERPDGPLAPELAWLLRRVAVLPQATHRHREPFAPFSVQGVARLLLAEAGSGSPADNVEALATLLGRHHWAGDASDDERTADKRAKHVLLNALRSGDGASVGARLESLLTTKGSGFDRTAVARLMMEARAPATPLVIDVLVNALDEAPERDAVSEGLSTWMADPGSDSVVRYGLEKGFHNGNQAVRRACARLLGRVDLPLPPEASRSGNDEEEKQRVGEILRLLDDAGTQGEALTLLEDELWDENLPVAWQAALALATAGRFETPGLAHALVRVGFAWDLRQRIAVQYVRQMLRDPRSARATRAAILESLESSHSGTAATSAFLLLETEGVDLGTNLPHILQAALRETARLDDTIPHLQRLLRSDNAEETAAVLTSYLSSTTNLDSAVAGRLAILLADEGASGSWTLARELVLHGAGTESTRPQANVHLRTMLDDHSVSSEVRRALSEGLKSSDSRVAWNAARLLCERESFFEEHLPDVLVRAGLGHHERTERTAAHQWLCKMLARPRLAKRTRKALQDGIEDALNRGRQYGKNYELAWEAASCLVSATVMEADNLPEAVIVGGFAELTRHEHVMALLRKLCAAKPELAADIEETLRESLRAEDTTVRWGAATAILEIFPETVSESARLVIERREHRHDESDDDEDASKKSEAFLASLTRVLLQQSRENAAAHRHLERLLASTDDGPAIRLGLITLLEQKDRDDADCDAVALGAAECLVKIDRYETKHIATAVVKGPLGRDPLHVDAARLLDTLRANPSTAGLVADALGTALWSDDGRVAGAAAEYLVRRGESDFPGVARGLVRARADHHRRRWDPEAHVQAFLRDSRMRQSVLDALGAAVFDDDEETSYDTARLLLGAGGRLSDRILDVLDRKARVDAPLGPLALLATTGQVDNARRLAEGRGMRDLVAVLGRESV